TGCTCACACAAACCTTTTCTCGCGCAGCGTCATGGAGCTTGGGGGTGAGTGGCTGGTTTTGTTCGCAGTAGTGTGAAAGAGCGCTCTACACACAAATTGTTGGAAGATGTGTGCTCTGCGTGGATCGTGCGTGCGCTATGCCAACTCTGCTGGTGCGAcctttaaacgattttttagaaattcggttcgTTCTACAAAAactatccagacaggtatatctttcatttcagagttgagcaccatgacttttcgaacatcgatttttttgggacaccctaatacgCAGTTCATCCGATCCAgagtattatttttttctttatagaATATTCAAGAGCTTGTTCCAATTAAGTTTAATAGAAATCACATTTTAaactctttttagtggaatgtattcaatcgtATCATTACATTATTTCAATTTCAAGATATATATTTAACCTACCACGATTCTACAGGCAGTACCCTCTGAGTTCAACACTGAATGAACCAATATCTATTTTAATCAATGAATTGCATTTGTATTGGCAAACCGAACCATCTGTATTTGATTTTCCTTTATCAGCGAAAATTTGTTTCGCAGGCAGGGTAGTGCAAAAGAAAACATCACCAAACATTAGTCACAATTACGAAGCCGTGTGAAATAGTTCTTTTTGTTATCTGTAAACAGTATGGAAACTTGCCCGTATTTGGGGGACTGTAGTTACTCTTTTCGATTTCCTAAAGAACCGGCATACGGGAAAGAAATTACAATAAAGGCTGTTCTTCGAGAAAGTGTACAAAGGTGAATGTATATCCACTTGGACTACGGAGATGAAACATGTGGACAAGTGGAATGTCAACACGATATCCCGATAACGTTTTGCAAGCCAGGCTGATTAGAGTAAATTAATCATCTAATAACAAACTTCTTTTATGCTTATTGACCAGATTTTCCATAAACTTATGCTTGGATCCACCGAATCCATGTGAGATAGACGCTGAACCGGGATGGATAGCGTATCATTTCGGGATAGACTTTACCGATGAAGGTGGCAATTGTAGAGTTACTCAACGCAGTAGAAACGTGTGCTGGGATGAACCGTCGGTCTGCGatgatgaatttttgaatggtCGAACCATACACATAATTTTTCGTTTggatgaagaaaaaataaaggtaTACCACGAAGATACGCAACAGGCGCCGAACTACGAATATAGTCCAACACTGCCAATTCATCTTATACGTACCGTCGAGCTGCGAGGAGACATAGACCAGGTGGATGCAATCGAACTGAAATATACGACATTTCCCAATTAGCTGTGCATGCTGTTCATTTCATTGTCCAAGAACTTGGAATAAACTATAAGACCTGCTACCAAGTGTACATTATGTGTCCATGCCATTCTCGAGTAGAACGTACTAGAAAGTACGAGTTATAGGATATTTCATTGTTCGTGCAATAAATTGTATATCCATAAAATATTACAATCTGCTCGCATGAAAttccatttttcaaaatttgtgtgGGGACTTATGGTTAAAAGCCATAACATCTGTCTTGCTGTCTTTTCTATGGGCATGTTTGAAGAGTTTCCTTAAGCAACATTATTCTTTCATCTCGGAATGTTatatttttcatgatttatgTTTCATTGCATATCTATTGGAATTTTTCTACACACCGGGAGAACCCGGGATTGCAATGAATTGCAAAAACCGTCTTACCGATGACGCAACAAAATCTAAGCCTGCATTGCAGGATCCGGAGGATCTGCCAGTCTTTTGTTCCATATTACCTTCATCGATTAAAGGGCCCGTTTTTCGATTTTGGATACTGATTTCTGCCATTATAGGACAGCCAAAACCGGGACAGAAATCTTCATATTACCACCACTTGCATCGACAAATCGGCTTATAGTTATATccaatcagtggcgtagccacggggtggttttgggtataaaacccccagagacaaaattttggaagaaattttttgttaaatatcttggctgtgcatatgcacagcatatgtttcgaaacatatgctgtgcatatgcacagccaagatatttaacaaaaaaatggttttcgtacggccgagttgccgaataatatgcaattaattagaattttttttttttcgataaaaaaaatgttcagaaaaccccccccagaccaattttctggctacgccactgtatcCAATTGATACTTAAACgtagaaaatgaaaatcttgGCGCTGgaataaatattttgaattggggCTCACTCGTACAGAAAAAGGCTTGTCTTTATTATGTACTATGCAGTGCCATAGTCACTAGCAATCCACTTTAAATTATTATACCCACGCAACAAAATATGAACCATTAAAATTCAACAAGATTGAGCAAAATCCTCCattttcacttaaatttaaCGAATTTTCATTCTTTCATCTCACCCGTAAGATTCATTTTACATATATTCTTTTGTAGGACATTTATaaaacgaatattaccattaggggaaactggacacacttTCCCCCCTAGTTTTCTCGGAAACTCATCACATTTTCATATCACTGATATGTTCAAACGGATCCGTTAAatagattattgaatctgagtaacatttgttATTAGTTACTTTAcgtatatgggttttagagaggttttattatttaagcattctcaatcctttttttcttcaaaggagaaaagtttaataactttgaatatgtccaaccaaaacgtgtcaaatttttactggacaaagttttatcattgtaaaattgaataaattcatttaaTTAAGTATTGCTTATTTACCATTggatacaaaaaaaacaaaacaagttaaatactcaacatggacacacttgatcccccagaGTTTgtacacacttgatcccgatattacatatattaaggcgtttgttgtataccatcgcatattattgtattttgTATGTAACTAATTGTTCTGTTTAAATTCTTTTCTAgttaaaaagtaaaaataaatttaatttctctttaattttgtcaatcaggcgatacacgcgcaatttgaatttctcaatagccttattttattaaccagaacaaagtgtagttgaacatacttagttttgattagttttattaaatgcattttaacattattttcaatgaaaaagagtATTATTTAAGTTTTGgaaatactcaacaaatcacTGGGCTTAATATCAGTATTTTTCGATCTGGTATCCAATTCTTTCCGTTttaactttataattatttatttataaatcttctttcagaatttttaatatTCGGCGCATTCAACAACTTTTGGTCAGTCAgtttaagagaaatcgcatttgtgtaataataacacgcACTACAAAAAAATGATAATACTTAAACCAGTGGTGCTCATCTAGCGGCCCGCTGGCCGCATGTGGCCCGCTGCCCAAGTAGCACATGCAACATTatgatattagaaaaataatgaaataggtTCTTAATGAGTTATAGTTAGGATTTATGGTGACTAAAACTAGTATATTAGTGATAAAACAGTCCCAAAAATTCTTCTTACAAACATTACCACCAATGTTTTAGTTTAACCCAATTAAAACATTTGGTTTCTTATTGCCATAACTGCCACTTATTAACAACTTGTTAATATCATAGGAATAATTGGTAAGGTACATTCAAGTAATTTTGAAACCTTGTTAAAACATTTGAAATTGCCAAACAAGTATTATATTTATTTCACTAGTTTATAATCGTTTTATGAACTGAGTGTAAAGTACAGATTTCACTTAATAAATAGCACTTAAAACCACATAATAAGTAATCCAGAAGTTAATGGGAATATTTGTTTCATCGTGAAAAATGTATGCATCCTCATTCTGAATAGGAAGCTGGTGAAAATGATATCCGGTCGGCACCGCTTACCTGAGAAATAACCAGAAGTCAGATAAACATACTTATAATCAAACTTATTAGCTGTCTTACTTACCGTTTTTAAAAAAGCTTTAACAGAAACGTATCTGATAAACAAGTTAATTTCTTCCTGCTTCACCGTTGTtggaccgaaaaaaaaaattcagctgTCGATTTGTTATTGTTGGCGACAAACTCTAATATAACTTATTTACTACCATCAATCATAGCTGTCATCGTTCGACTGTTATTTAAAATAAAGGGCTCCCATATGCCGAGAAATGTGCATAAATGAGAAAAAACATAAATGATAATAATTTCATCATGTGTATTGTTGTATAACAATTTGCAACAAACTTTATACTTTGCTAAAAAAAGTTGAAGCTTTCCTTCTAATTGATACTTTTAACCACATATTTAAGTTATTTCTTCAATATACAAGTTCCAAAAGCACAAATTGGAATTGCATTGCAAATACCTAGATTTAAAGTCCTTACAACGAAACTCGAAATAAtacatatttggtaggcatagtAACAAAAAGAAATATTCCTAGTTTCGAGAAAATCTGCGTTCTTTCGTCAATCAAATTCCTGGTTGCTGCTTCATACTGCTTTCCGTGCATATATGTTGGTAGGAATTCAATCATTGCTTGTGATTTATTGAAAAGCAAGAAGAGTCGATTCGCAGCAACGTCCAATCTGTTATAGTTATGTTAGGTTAAATCATTTTTATAACACCTgcactgcccttctacgcataattgtcccatgtttgtttttggagatttcaagtttttaccacacAGCGGTCTATTCCCATGTATATTTtcgaaaacataaaaaaataccaTATTATATACcaaatacgcatatttgtctcgCTGGGAATAAAATCATCATTATGGAAGAATCTGTTATATAAACGAGCGATGCTTATAGGAATGGTATTCACTGATCATTTCTTTCAAGCCTGTCAAGCCTGTCAACCACGTGGAGAGTGAAATATAAAACATAAAGCATGAGGCAAGATATGTCGATCATAAAAGTCATTAAAGAAATCGACCATCCAGCGGGACCAATATGCGTAGAAATCAGCAAACACGGGCTGCATTTATCGGCATAACTGTACCGCTAAACTATTTCAATGATTTAGGTCGTTaattataaatatatatttaaaatatGAATGATTTCAGTAGAATGGAGCTCTTACATTAGTCTAGTGATGTAAACGCCTTAAATCTCCTACCAGTTAGAAGTCAGAAACGATATTTGCGATTTTATTCTACATGCGATTAGtcgcatttttttaaaatttggtacaagtatgcgtagaacggcagtgcaCTATGAGTTCGACAAATGTGGTCAGATTTAAATGCAGTATAACAATCGCCGTCCAacgaaaaattttcgattttgaattttttttccaaggggtcACCTTTGGGAAAAATGGAgaacaaacaatgttttttaaataactcCGGAATGCAATGGTCGAttagaacaatttttaatagCTAAGTACACATTTGTcccacattttttgtacacacacatacatacatacatacacacacctcaattcatcgagctaaatcgattggtatataaaactatgggtctccgcgccttctatcaaaattttggttttggagtgatcctatagcttttacacacttagtttttatttctgcagctcggcaaaaacccgcacagccgtgcgccagcaaaataaaaaactgatatttcaacaaaaatggcgtttgttagcagattttcggcaaaatatttgctgagtttcagcaattttgacagaaatctcggcaaaaaaacatgtttgctggggcacggctgtgcgaatctcggtaaagtttaacattttgctgagatcccggtgaAAAAATTAAATGTGTACATATACTTAGAACTGAATGGAAACTTGTTCTTTAACAATAAGTTTCTTTATATATTTTACTATTATAGACTGATAAATAGTTTGCATATGGCATAGCATGTTTGAATTATcatattcttatttttcaagttttcaaTAGCTCTTTGCGGTACTATAATTATTTATAAGGACCACCTTTAAATCGAGCTAGATCACTCAAACATTTTCTATCATGTATTTGGCAACCCTAGACATGGAGACTGGAAGCCAATATGGCTTTAcgatttgaatcaaaattataaaattcaatgCGTCAGTATTATGATTTCCAAGTAGCGCTTGAAAAATATAGGTCTAGAATGTTCAAGTTTGTCATAAATTTCAAACCGCAGAACAAAACTATATTATAGAAACACAGAATTTTAACTATGAACATGTATATTgtttgtatttattttcatgaataattCAAAACAGACATTGTTGTCCAAGATTCGACGTTGTGTGCTACTGCAGATTTAGTTCCATTTCGAAGATTGTTTTATATTGGTTATACATATGTTCCAAAAATTAACCAAATAAAACTTCAATATGTTTTATATagactccacctcttgcgctttttcgttttaaaaaagttatacAGAAGTGCCTATTCCAGTCATCAGGCATTAAGGTTTGTAATAAATAGATTTAATAAACCTATGTATGATTACGCGTGTTGCTTGGGTGGGGTGGCAAATGCGGCCCacggaagcatttttttttaataataaataaatcattattcatagGAAAACGTGA
The nucleotide sequence above comes from Armigeres subalbatus isolate Guangzhou_Male chromosome 3, GZ_Asu_2, whole genome shotgun sequence. Encoded proteins:
- the LOC134221009 gene encoding uncharacterized protein LOC134221009 isoform X2, whose product is METCPYLGDCSYSFRFPKEPAYGKEITIKAVLRESVQRFSINLCLDPPNPCEIDAEPGWIAYHFGIDFTDEGGNCRVTQRSRNVCWDEPSVCDDEFLNGRTIHIIFRLDEEKIKVYHEDTQQAPNYEYSPTLPIHLIRTVELRGDIDQVDAIELKYTTFPN
- the LOC134221009 gene encoding uncharacterized protein LOC134221009 isoform X1, encoding MGDFLAQQQATHLATVAGFTAHFFVSIKWNNVKTNVPDKNTASWKSPTAQSQKKRKGFSINLCLDPPNPCEIDAEPGWIAYHFGIDFTDEGGNCRVTQRSRNVCWDEPSVCDDEFLNGRTIHIIFRLDEEKIKVYHEDTQQAPNYEYSPTLPIHLIRTVELRGDIDQVDAIELKYTTFPN